From Lolium perenne isolate Kyuss_39 chromosome 5, Kyuss_2.0, whole genome shotgun sequence, a single genomic window includes:
- the LOC127302343 gene encoding uncharacterized protein — translation MEKAARRRQVPAFGEWNYYYHYDQPEAVAPPAAAYFYGATPEPEACSDVWFRYSPPPRKPAPAKKPRRRVPEGDSDASLEKKGRRSARPASEANGGSLARATRVVRPVDKDLYQVPPPELASSHRRSPRRRSLWMGCLGCVA, via the exons ATGGAG AAGGCGGCGAGGAGGCGTCAGGTGCCGGCGTTCGGGGAGTGGAACTACTACTACCACTACGACCAGCCAGAGGCGGTGGCGCCGCCCGCCGCGGCGTACTTCTACGGCGCCACGCCCGAGCCGGAGGCCTGCAGCGACGTGTGGTTCAGGTACTCTCCTCCCCCGCGCAAGCCCGCGCCTGCCAAGAAACCCAGGAGGAGGGTGCCGGAGGGCGACAGTGACGCGTCgctggagaagaaggggagaAGGAGTGCGAGGCCGGCATCGGAGGCCAACGGAGGCAGCCTGGCGCGCGCCACAAGGGTTGTCCGGCCGGTCGACAAGGACCTGTACCAGGTGCCACCGCCGGAGCTGGCCTCCTCCCACAGGCGCAGCCCCAGGAGGAGGAGCCTGTGGATGGGATGCCTAGGATGCGTCGCCTGA